Proteins encoded together in one Ipomoea triloba cultivar NCNSP0323 chromosome 4, ASM357664v1 window:
- the LOC116015760 gene encoding uncharacterized protein LOC116015760, translating to MWQPESRVPKPARHVKEKNRRQKMKDLYRQLATVVSPENSLQKSPTLDVLDHATNCIKRLEKNVNELKAKKDTLQLPVVITVNESGSGERLEINIVCGSEKKKLMKMDKVIWILQEEGADVVSATNSTVGPNIYHTILCKV from the exons ATGTGGCAGCCAGAAAGCCGCGTACCCAAACCTGCCCGGCATGTGAAGGAGAAAAATCGGCGGCAGAAAATGAAGGACCTTTATCGTCAGCTCGCAACTGTCGTCTCTCCTGAAAACTCTCTG CAAAAATCTCCAACCTTGGACGTGTTGGATCATGCCACTAACTGCATCAAACGACTAGAGAAAAACGTTAATGAGCTGAAAGCAAAAAAGGATACTCTTCAACTACCAGTGGTAATAACCGTGAATGAAAGTGGAAGCGGTGAACGTTTGGAGATAAATATAGTGTGTGGATCAGAGAAGAAGAAGCTGATGAAAATGGATAAAGTGATTTGGATTCTTCAAGAGGAAGGCGCTGACGTTGTGAGTGCAACCAACTCCACAGTGGGTCCCAACATCTACCATACAATTCTTTGCAAGGTGTAG
- the LOC116015761 gene encoding transcription factor bHLH36-like, translated as MQPSNSLPRPKPGRHLTEKHRRHRMKVLYRQLASVISRENSLKQSPAFDVLDHATNYIKQLEKEVTELKARKDSLQLPLIIDVNESDEDETLEINIVCGSENKKLKMDKVFRILEEEGAQVVRATKSIMDLKSYHTIICKAFSPRLGMDTAGVRERLKSFISDA; from the exons ATGCAGCCAAGCAACAGCTTACCGAGACCAAAACCTGGGCGGCATTTGACGGAGAAACATCGTCGGCATCGAATGAAAGTTCTTTATCGTCAGCTCGCCTCTGTTATCTCTCGTGAAAACTCTCtg AAACAATCTCCGGCTTTTGACGTGTTGGATCATGCCACTAACTACATCAAACAACTAGAGAAAGAGGTTACTGAGCTGAAAGCAAGAAAGGATAGTCTACAACTACCATTAATAATAGATGTGAATGAAAGTGACGAAGATGAAACTTTAGAGATAAATATAGTGTGTGGATCGGAGAACAAGAAGCTGAAGATGGATAAAGTCTTTCGGATTCTAGAAGAAGAAGGCGCACAAGTTGTGAGGGCAACAAAGTCCATTATGGATCTCAAAAGCTACCATACAATTATTTGCAAG GCATTTTCACCTAGACTTGGAATGGATACAGCTGGAGTGAGAGAGCGCTTGAAGAGCTTTATTTCTGATGCATGA